Below is a window of Fulvitalea axinellae DNA.
TTTACGTCGTCGGAAGCCAACGGCTGGGCGTTGTTCAATTCCGAAGAAGGGGATTGCTTTCACTGTCACGGCTCGTTTTTGTTTATGGACAATGATTTCCATAATACTGGACTGGACGACGAATGGTTAGGGCTGGACCAAGGCCGTTTTCTGGTTACAGGAAACGCTTCGGATATGGGTAAATTCAAGACGCCGACTTTGAGAAATATCGAGCTGACGGCCCCTTATATGCATGACGGAAGATTCGCTACATTGGAAGAGGTTGTTGAGTTTTATAGTTCGGGCGTGAAGTTTACGGAAATGACCGACCCGATGATGAGCCATGAAGGGGGAATTTCCCTTACGGAACAAGAGAAAAAAGATTTGGTGGCTTTCCTAAAAACATTGACGGATGAGTCGTTAAAAGAATAAAAAAAGCGAAAAGTTTCTTGGTTTTTACAAAAAAAGTTACTCAAGATTGAAACCTTACACTTATCGCTTTGCGTCTTAAGTCTATAGGACACATTTTGTGCTATAAGGAAAATGCTTGTGCCTAAAGCATGGACATTAACAATCAAACGATAAATTTATGACAGTAAGGTTCAACAAAGATTATTTCAGCGGAATGCCTGACCGGGAAGAGGCCAGGGTTCCCAATGGTTGGGGAAAGCAAAGATACGGTGGCTGTTACCGGAAAGTGAAGTACGACCGGCAGATCGATTTCAACAATAAGAAGAAAAAGAGATCGTTCATCCGTGACTTCGTCATAAACAATATTTCGGGTAACTTTTTAAATCATCAGAAAAAACGCCAACCGTTCTATGGCTGACCACGCATTTTTTAGGGACCTTAGTGGCAAAAGCTCATGAGGCAGGCTTCATGAGCTTTTGCGTGAAAGGGTCAATCAATCCTCTTCCAGTTTTTCCAGTATCGACGCCATCTCGTCGAAGTCTTTGTAACCGGGCTTAATCTCGTCGCCTCCTTTGATAGAGATTCCCACAACGCAATTTCCAGCCAACAGGCTTTCGACGTTTTTCTCCGACACGCCGTCACCCAACAATACTTTAATGCCTTCCGGAATTTCCGAGAAATCGGGTAATGTTGCGCATTCGTCGCCAGAGCTTTCGATAAGTACGTAATCGGCGTATTCGGCTACGGAGTCGAGAATCTCTTCCGTTTGCCTTGGGTCCGTAGTGCTACGGTCGAGGCGGAAGATTAGGGTTTTGCCCGTTTCCGACAGTTCTTGGGCTTGTTCCGCTTGGTTGAACTGGATAGCGTCCACGTTGAAGTCTTTGAGCGTAGCCGAAATATCCTCGGCAGTGGCGGCGTTAAATTCGCCCACCAACTTGACTCCCGCCACCCAATCGGTGATTTCCTTGAATTCTTTGGGCGTAAGGCTTCCCGAACTTCCCTGTTCAATATTGAAACCGATCCATTCCACCATCATACCCGAGCAATACCGGGCGTCGCTGAGGTTGTTCACCCCGCTTACTTTCACGAGAGTTTTTAGCATATTATTAGAAATTCTTATCTCTTGATCGAAAAATAAAATGCCCAAAGGGCGGTATCCTTTGTTTAGTATTTAGCGTACTTTAAGCTGTTGAACTAAATAAGAAACGAACTAAACCAAAATTAATACAGAATGGCTGTTATCACAATTACCGACGCTGATTTCAAAGAAACGATTGAGGGAAATGACAAAGTGATCGTGAAATTTTTTGCGGGCTGGTGCGGAAGTTGTCGCTTATTGAAACCGAAGTTTAAGCGTCTTTCGGAAGATGAGCGCTTTCAAGGCGTTGTTTTTGCCGAAGTGGACGCCGAGAAAAACCCTGAGGCTCGTCGTGCGGTAGGGGTGACCAATCTGCCTTTTATAGCGACTTTTAACTCCGGAAAAACGATCGCCGCCGAAGCTACAAGTAAAGAAGAGCGCTTGGTGGAGTTGTTAGGTGAAATTTAAATCCTGAATATGCCGGTCTATGAAAATACCAGCGATAAAAAAATTGGTCGAAAGCTATACCGAGGCGCAACTCAATGATGCGGCGGAAGCTTTGGAAAACGAATCGACTCCCAATATAGAAGTTCCTGGAGATGACGAAGGCGAGCAGTTGACACACGCTTTGGCGGCGGCTTGGATTCTCGAAAGAATGAGGGACGGAAAAGTGGAGTTTAAAGTGGCACTGAGGGAATATACGGGAATGGTAAGAGGGTCAATCAGCTGATTTTCCCCTTCTTCAAAATACAAAGGGCGTTACGGAGAGAACCCGCAACGCCCTTTTGCTATTATGGAAGTTTGAATTCGATCCGATTACTTTACCGGCTGAATTTCGAAAGATCCTTCGAGTCTCAGGTCGGTGGATGAAGCGCCTACCCAAACTTTAAACTCTCCGGCTTCCACTGTTTCTTTCAAGTCCCTGCTGTAGAACGAGAGATCTTCGGGCTTGAGCGTGAATGTCACCGTTTTGGTTTCGTTCGGTTCCAGACTGACTTTTTCGAACCCGCGAAGCAATTGCGTGTAAGTGCTTACGCTACTCACCACATCGTTGACGTACAGTTGCGCGATCTCCGATCCCTTTCTGTCGCTTACGTTTTTGATATCACAGCTTACCGTGATTTCGCCTTGTGCGTGTTGCGTGTCAGGGCTTACTTTCAGGTTCGAATACTCGAACTTCGAGTACGAAAGGCCGTGGCCGAAAACGTACAGCGGATCCACGATCCGGCTGTTGCCCGAACCGTTAGGGTCGCCTTTGCCGTGTTGGCCGGCGTTAGCGGCCGGTTTCGAAGGGAAAGTCAAAGGAATCTGGCCTACGGTACGCGGGAAAGTGATCGGCAGTTTGCCGCTTGGGTTTACGTCGCCGAAAAGAACTTCGGCGATGGCTTGTCCGCCGAATTGGCCGGGGAACCAAGCCTCCACTACGGCCGGTAGGTATTTGTGCTCGTAGTTGATCGACATCGGACGTCCGTTGATCAATACCGCGATTACGGGTTTGCCGGTGGCTTGTAGCGCCATTACCAAATCCTTTTGTCTGCCCGGCAGGTCAAGGCTTGTTCTGGATACGCTTTCGCCTACAGTTTCTTCGTTTCCGCCTAAAAATACGATTACGGCGTCGCTGTTTTTGGCTTTTTCTACAGCGTCGTTGATCATCGTTTTTTCCTCGTCTTCCCAAGGGAAAGGAAGAATTTCGGATGCCGGCCAGTTTTTGTCGGTGGTTTCGCAGCCTTTGGCGTAAGCGATTTCCACTTCGTCGCCAACCAGGCTTTTGATTCCGTCAAGAGCCGACACAACGTCGATATCCAAAGAGCCGTAGCGGCTTACGCTGTGGCTGGTAGCCGTCGCGTTGGGGCCGGCAACAAGGATTTTGTTCAGCTTTTTGCGGTCGAGAGGCAGGGTGCTGTTGTCGTTTTTCAACAATACGATAGACTCGCGGGAAGCTTGCAAAGAAACGGCGTGGTGTTCGGCCGAAGCTACGGTTTTGTCAGCCGTTTTTTCTTTTCGGTAAGGAGAGTCGAAAAGGCCTTCCTTGAATTTGACCATCAATACGTCTTTTACCCTTTCGTCGATCAGGTCCATGGAGATTTTCCCTTCCATGATCAGCTCGCGCAAAGGCGTAA
It encodes the following:
- a CDS encoding protein disulfide isomerase family protein, with product MAVITITDADFKETIEGNDKVIVKFFAGWCGSCRLLKPKFKRLSEDERFQGVVFAEVDAEKNPEARRAVGVTNLPFIATFNSGKTIAAEATSKEERLVELLGEI
- a CDS encoding N-(5'-phosphoribosyl)anthranilate isomerase, with product MLKTLVKVSGVNNLSDARYCSGMMVEWIGFNIEQGSSGSLTPKEFKEITDWVAGVKLVGEFNAATAEDISATLKDFNVDAIQFNQAEQAQELSETGKTLIFRLDRSTTDPRQTEEILDSVAEYADYVLIESSGDECATLPDFSEIPEGIKVLLGDGVSEKNVESLLAGNCVVGISIKGGDEIKPGYKDFDEMASILEKLEED
- a CDS encoding glycoside hydrolase family 3 N-terminal domain-containing protein; its protein translation is MKQRSLFFLCGMCLLLISSSAWAQKGRIYHKGWTDFNKNGRLDVYEDPSKNIEERVNDLLSQMTMEEKTMQMVTLYGYGRVQDTELPNPSWPEKVWKDGLANIDEASNGVVTQSKYTLPYSKHVWALNEIQKFFVEQTRLGIPVEFTNEGIRGLNHKKSTNFPAQIGIGSTWNKELVNSIGEVVGAEAYTLGYHNVYAPILDIARDQRWGRVVECYGEDPFLVSEMGIAMSKGIQSGGVANTMKHFAVYSVPNGARDGNCRTDPHVTPREMHELYLYPFKRTIKEANPMAVMSSYNDYDGEPITGSKYFLTDLLRKEYGFEGYVITDSDALVHISSKHKVAEDYKEAVRQAVEAGVNVRTTFNSPSNFVTPLRELIMEGKISMDLIDERVKDVLMVKFKEGLFDSPYRKEKTADKTVASAEHHAVSLQASRESIVLLKNDNSTLPLDRKKLNKILVAGPNATATSHSVSRYGSLDIDVVSALDGIKSLVGDEVEIAYAKGCETTDKNWPASEILPFPWEDEEKTMINDAVEKAKNSDAVIVFLGGNEETVGESVSRTSLDLPGRQKDLVMALQATGKPVIAVLINGRPMSINYEHKYLPAVVEAWFPGQFGGQAIAEVLFGDVNPSGKLPITFPRTVGQIPLTFPSKPAANAGQHGKGDPNGSGNSRIVDPLYVFGHGLSYSKFEYSNLKVSPDTQHAQGEITVSCDIKNVSDRKGSEIAQLYVNDVVSSVSTYTQLLRGFEKVSLEPNETKTVTFTLKPEDLSFYSRDLKETVEAGEFKVWVGASSTDLRLEGSFEIQPVK
- a CDS encoding DUF6952 family protein, with protein sequence MKIPAIKKLVESYTEAQLNDAAEALENESTPNIEVPGDDEGEQLTHALAAAWILERMRDGKVEFKVALREYTGMVRGSIS